Proteins encoded by one window of Chiroxiphia lanceolata isolate bChiLan1 chromosome 26, bChiLan1.pri, whole genome shotgun sequence:
- the GPR179 gene encoding probable G-protein coupled receptor 179 isoform X1 has product MEPRRWPLLWGVRAVLVHVTVLTAGQRPQERPPRPPGWSPGPSSSWAPTLEPGAPGDAEGSAAALAFLRTGDAQRLARANCSGGVAAGPPGPGPPPALRAALRAAPEALAHTANFLNMLFQTNDIREASVAEDVEWYQALVRSLAEGHPWVRRAVLALDAHPLAPKPRLMLQATKGDGQILLQDVSASAPSLGNLSWDNEWFNALKSQRTPQLRKRVLSNDLRSMETPKWQRGDSYVGDPGHVRWSPPFLECREGRFLPAWAVTLSSAFYGLKPDLSPEFKGVVRVDVELRDVAIDQCASGPGWFSDTHRCDLNSTQCVPQESRGFVLGRYLCRCRPGFYGAGGVASGAWAGPDGGSRLACWPCRPGCATCEDDKPCLIQEDPVLRAAVLSCQACCMLAIFLSMLVSYHFRRSKRIRASGIILLETILFGSLLLYFPVFILYFKPSIFRCIVLRWVRMLGFATVYGTITLKLYRVLKVFLSRSAQRAPYVSSGRVLKMLAPILLLVLWFLAAWTIGMLENINKNIPLVIRTQTTHGLHFYICGHDCWDYMMVIAEMLFLLWGSFLCYATRAVPSAFHEPRYMGIALHNELMISTAFHVVRFIIIPSLHPDWTLLLFFAHTHGTVTMTLALLFIPKFLHRGSPLREEITAEVYEDELDMRRSGSCLNSSIASAWSEHSLDPDDIREELKKLYRQLEVHKTWRMATNNPHLPRKRSSRRSLARSILRRGAEPPEAPSRRSSAGDRGSIPGRRGSSARRPPDTGGTGARMRDEGARRRSSALRKSRSSEGPPRGSPSPGTLPPEEPSPGREEMEVTLEQSDSDSLDAAPLVCKSASAQNLSGHWQRPPARAPALQKSHSVVTGAREEALLAASRAAREGWHSSRQLSAPASRHPPGRAPPRDAGKAKIPAKSCSQEDASPLGDAKAQKHVTYAPTKSVSIDSAHPPRKVRVAVRKTPPVPPVRYESLGRHSGPAGDSLEPAEPPRDPPAPAGEAEGTPEGTPEGHPGRSSPSAGKGGLLSPPPISAQVCPWELIQDEILSRKQKAAEAAESGIPGDTETTGPEPKPAPAKTFRSLGLAIKALNRSRGKSILRGRRESEGSFRKRGSSRREKSSLAEASATSLGGTGPDPAAKSPEGGRQRPEPPSRGYTVPCQHNNNAATPGEATGWGDSGTEGQWDSLVPGTAGGDEVAEQPGGKTQVEPQEGDGAPGVDPGKDVPAVDPGKDVPAVDPGKDVPAVDPGKDVPAVDPGKDVPAVDPGKDAPAVDRGKDAPAVMLEEGTAKGLQGMNGSIQPQEHTEEEQPPAKPTPSSPQPSTTSVQGEARGKPRTGVFPPGSLGIPAGRGALLRQEAVASREDGGLPVGEESPAKALGKGSSQDEPLGPGGSQDTDRARDAAGKAGTVPKPSSQQAGSVDSKKATICPWEVEDEPRPRTEICPWEEAAAPAGKEGLRQDTSKREGKPGSRGVGDTKAKLAGTGGRREQHRDTGIFTELVRKSLEKAESKKSQSMESIKEEICPWESLGTEKALGQPPARSTALPKSPSGKSQSTESLKAEICPWEAQEPKSSEICPWEGAEPPSGKEKLRPSTVSKSPSASQDLLKETGVGASGKEEKAKRDHESICPWESTDTEQPLPKLHTGSTEPSKKSAEICPWEDQEVKSSDKAEICPWESMEQPLGKARAGSTEPSKKSQSTESLKAEICPWEDQEPKSSDKAEICPWEGAELQLEKGTAPGKDRVPPKSSKPVEKGSRDRESVCPWESTDIEQSPGKARAGSTEPSKKSQSKESLKAEICPWEGQEPKSSDKAEICPWESTDTEQPQAKPCAGSTALPKSPSKKSQSTESLKAEICPWEDQEPKSSDKAEICPWEGAEPPSQQPKAQQVSQGGSRGDKRITRQAALASPERSPGKGSRDREAVCPWESLGTQEPSGTSHVVGTGLPKSPSGKSQSTESLKAEICPWEDQEPKSSDKAEICPWEVAAPQLDKGAAPGKDRVPPKSSKPVEKGSRDRESVCPWESTDTEQPLGKPRAGRTEPSKKSQSKESLKAEICPWEDQEPKSIDKAEICPWEGAEPQLEKGTAPGKDRVPPKSSKPVEKRSRDRESVCPWESTDTEDLSLKTAMEKEPSKKSDSTESRKSEICPWETAEPMGLEKESSKAGVHPRGADRTSHPGMGKPKPVAGAGVGSPTALLEKSKGSSDGEAKHKPLCRLPPSIQPPGMGSSSRPGTGLAEVCPWEAEEAPSAPAKPSTDTRKSSEVCPWEEERVDPTPTHQGQGRARGTPRDGEGGERDTQPEVCPWDHQ; this is encoded by the exons ATGGAGCCGCGCCGCTGGCCGCTGCTCTGGGGCGTCCGCGCGGTGCTGGTGCACGTCACGGTGCTCACGGCGGGGCAGCGCCCGCAGGAGAGACCCCCGCGGCCGCCAGGATGGTCGCCGGGCCCCTCATCCTCGTGGGCGCCCACCCTGGAGCCGGGAGCGCCGGGGGACGCCGAGGGCTCGGCGGCAGCGCTGGCGTTCCTGCGCACGGGGGATGCCCAGCGCCTGGCCCGGGCCAACTGCAGCGGGGGGGTCGCGGCGGGACCCCCCGGCCCGGggccccccccggccctgcGAGCCGCCCTCCGGGCCGCCCCTGAGGCGCTGGCACACACCGCCAACTTCCTCAACATGCTCTTCCAGACCAACGACATCCGCGAGGCCAGCGTGGCCGAGGACGTGGAGTGGTACCAGGCGCTGGTCCGCAGCCTGGCCGAGGGGCACCCGTGGGTGCGCCGGGCGGTGCTGGCCCTCGACGCCCACCCGCTGGCCCCCAAGCCCCGGCTGATGCTCCAGGCCACCAAGGGGGACGGGCAGATCCTACTGCAGGACGTCTCGGCCTCCGCCCCCAGCCTGGGCAACCTCAGCTGGGACAACGAGTGGTTCAACGCCCTCAAGTCCCAGCGGACCCCCCAGCTCCGCAAGCGCGTGCTCAGCAACGACCTGCGCAGCATGGAGACCCCCAAGTGGCAGCGGGGGGACAGCTACGTGGGCGACCCGGGCCACGTGAGGTGGTCGCCGCCGTTCCTGGAGTGCCGGGAGGGCCGGTTCCTGCCCGCCTGGGCGGTCACGCTCTCCTCCGCCTTCTACGGGCTCAAGCCAGACCTCAGCCCCGAGTTCAA GGGTGTGGTGCGGGTGGATGTGGAGCTGCGGGATGTGGCCATCGACCAGTGCGCCAGCGGGCCGGGCTGGTTCTCTGACACACATCGCTGTGACCTCAACAGCACCCAG TGTGTGCCCCAGGAGAGCCGTGGCTTCGTCCTCGGGAGGTACCTGTGCCGGTGCAGGCCGGGCTTTTACGGGGCCGGCGGAGTGGCCAGCGGTGCCTGGGCAG ggccgGACGGGGGGTCCCGCCTGGCGTGCTGGCCCTGCCGCCCGGGCTGTGCCACCTGTGAGGATGACAAGCCGTGCCTGATCCAGGAGGACCCGGTGCTGCGGGCGGCCGTGCTGTCGTGCCAGGCCTGCTGCATGCTGGCCATCTTCCTCAGCATGCTCGTCTCCTACCACTTCAGACGGAGCAAG aggaTCCGGGCATCGGGAATCATCCTCCTGGAGACCATCCTCTTTGGATCCCTCCTCCTCTACTTCCCC GTGTTCATCCTGTACTTCAAGCCGAGCATCTTCCGCTGCATCGTCCTGCGCTGGGTGCGGATGCTCGGCTTCGCCACCGTCTACGGCACCATCACCCTCAAGCTGTACAG gGTGCTGAAGGTGTTCCTGTCCCGCTCGGCCCAGCGGGCGCCCTACGTGTCGAGCGGGCGGGTGCTGAAGATGCTGGCgcccatcctgctcctggtgctgtggTTCCTGGCAGCCTGGACCATCGGGATGCTGGAGAACATCAACAAGAACATCCCGCTGGTGATCCGCACCCAGACCACCCACGGGCTCCACTTCTACATCTGCGGCCACGACTGCTGGGACTACATGATGGTCATTG ccgagatgctgttcctgctgtgggGCAGCTTCCTGTGCTACGCCACCCGGGCCGTGCCCTCCGCCTTCCACGAGCCCCGGTACATGGGCATCGCCCTCCACAACGAGCTCATGATCTCCACTGCCTTCCACGTGGTCAG GTTCATCATCATCCCCTCCCTGCATCCTGACTGGactctgctcctcttcttcgCTCACACCCACGGCACCGTCACCATGACCCTGGCCCTGCTCTTTATCCCCAAG TTCCTGCACAGGGGCTCTCCGCTGCGGGAGGAGATCACGGCCGAGGTGTACGAGGACGAGCTGGACATGCGGCGCTCGGGCTCCTGCCTGAACAGCAGCATCGCGTCCGCCTGGAGCGAGCACAGTCTCGACCCCGATGACATTCGG gaggagctgaagaagctcTACCGGCAGCTGGAGGTGCACAAGACGTGGCGGATGGCGACCAACAACCCCCACCTGCCCAGGAAGCGCAGCTCCCGCCGCAGCCTCGCCCGCTCCATCCTGCGCCGCGGGGCCGAGCCGCCCGAGGCCCCGTCCCGCCGGAGCAGCGCCGGGGACCGCGGGAGCATCCCGGGCCGCCGCGGCTCCTCCGCCAGGCGCCCGCCGGACACCGGCGGCACCGGCGCGAGGATGAGGGACGAGGGAGCCCGGCGCCGCTCCTCGGCCCTGCGCAAGTCCCGCAGCTCCGAGGGGCCCCCCCGAGGGTCGCCCAGCCCCGGCACCCTCCCCCCCGAGGAGCCCTCGCcggggagggaggagatggaggtgACCTTGGAGCAATCCGACAGCGACTCCCTGGACGCCGCCCCGCTCGTGTGCAAGTCGGCCAGCGCCCAAAACCTGTCGGGGCACTGGCAGAGACCCCCGGCCCGGGCGCCCGCCCTGCAGAAGTCACACAGCGTCGTCACCGGGGCGCGGGAGGAGGCCCTGCTGGCGGCCAGCAGAGCCGCCCGGGAGgggtggcacagcagcaggcagctctcAGCCCCGGCCTCGAGGCACCCTCCCGGCCGTGCCCCTCCCAGGGACGCCGGGAAGGCCAAAATCCCCGccaagagctgctcccaggaggaCGCGTCCCCCCTGGGCGATGCCAAGGCGCAGAAACACGTCACCTACGCGCCCACCAAGAGCGTCAGCATCGACAGCGCCCACCCGCCCAGGAAGGTGCGAGTGGCCGTGAGGAAAacgccccccgtgccccccgtcCGCTACGAGAGCCTGGGGAGGCACTCGGGGCCCGCTGGGGACTCCCTGGAGCCGGCGGAGCCACCGCGGGACCCCCCGGCACCGGCGGGAGAGGCGGAGGGGACACCGGAGGGGACACCAGAGGGACACCCGGGGCGCTCGTCCCCTAGCGCGGGGAAGGGCGGGCTGCTGAGCCCACCCCCCATCTCGGCACAGGTCTGTCCCTGGGAGCTGATCCAGGACGAGATCCTgagcaggaaacaaaaagccGCCGAGGCAGCAGAGTCAGGAATCCCCGGTGACACGGAGACCACCGGCCCCGAGCCCAAACCGGCCCCCGCCAAGACCTTCCGGAGCCTGGGCCTGGCCATCAAAGCCCTGAACCGCTCCCGGGGCAAGAGCATCctcagagggaggagggagagcgAGGGGAGCTTCAGGAagagggggagcagcaggagggagaagtcCAGTCTGGCCGAGGCTTCGGCCACGTCCCTCGGGGGCACCGGCCCGGACCCCGCTGCCAAAAGCCCCGAGGGGGGCAGGCAGAggccagagccccccagccGTGGGTACACGGTGCCCTGCCAGCACAACAACAACGCTGCCACCCCCGGGGAAGCCACGGGCTGGGGGGACAGCGGGACAGAAGGACAATGGGACAGTCTGGTGCCAGGGACAGCTGGTGGGGACGAAGTGGCAGAGCAGCCCGGTGGGAAAACACAGGTGGAGCCCCAGGAAGGGGACGGGGCTCCTGGGGTGGATCCAGGGAAGGACGTTCCTGCAGTGGATCCAGGGAAGGATGTTCCTGCAGTGGATCCAGGGAAGGACGTTCCTGCAGTGGATCCAGGGAAGGACGTTCCTGCAGTGGATCCAGGGAAGGATGTTCCTGCAGTGGATCCAGGGAAGGATGCTCCTGCAGTGGATCGAGGGAAGGATGCTCCTGCAGTCATGCTGGAGGAAGGAACAGCCAAAGGGCTCCAGGGGATGAATGGATCCATCCAGCCCCAGGAGCACACGGAGGAGGAGCAGCCACCTGCAAAGCCCACCCCaagcagcccccagccctccaCCACCAGCGTGCAGGGAGAGGCCAGGGGGAAGCCAAGGACTGGGGTTTTTCCCCCAGGATCCCTTGGAATCCCAGCGGGAAGGGGAGCTCTGCTGCGCCAAGAGGCCGTTGCTTCCCGGGAGGACGGGGGGCTCCCGGTGGGTGAGGAGAGCCCGGCAAAGGCACTGGGAAAGGGGAGCAGCCAGGATGAGCCCCTCGGTCCTGGGGGGAGCCAGGACACCGACAGAGCTCGGGATGCAGCGGGGAAAGCTGGga ctgtgcccaaaCCTTCATCCCAGCAAGCTGGGTCCGTGGACAGCAAAAAGGCCACCATCTGTCCGTGGGAAGTGGAGGATGAGCCACGTCCTAGAACAGAAATCTGCCCCTGGGaagaggctgcagctccagcagggaaggagggattgAGGCAGGACACCTCCAAAAGGGAAGGCAAGCCAGGATCCAGAGGAGTGGGAGATACCAAAGCAAAGCTGGCAGGGACGGGCGGCCGTcgggaacagcacagggacaccGGGATCTTCACAGAGCTCGTCaggaaaagcctggaaaaagcTGAGTCCAAGAAATCCCAGAGTATGGAGAGCATAAAGGAGGAGATCTGTCCTTGGGAGAGCCTGGGCACCGAGAAAGCCCTGGGACAACCCCCTGccaggagcacagcactgcccaaaTCACCTTCGGGGAAATCCCAGAGCACGGAGAGCCTGAAGGCAGAGATCTGTCCTTGGGAGGCTCAGGAGCCCAAATCCAGTGAAATCTGTCCCTGGGAGGGGGCTGAACCTCCATCAGGTAAAGAGAAACTCAGACCATCCACTGTGAGCAAAAGCCCTTCTGCAAGTCAGGATCTCCTGAAAGAAACTGGAGTTGGTGCATCcggaaaggaggagaaagcaaagagagaCCATGAGTCCATCTGTCCCTGGGAGAGCACAGACACGGAGCAGCCACTGCCCAAACTCCACACTGGGAGCACAGAGCCATCAAAGAAATCAGCAGAGATCTGTCCTTGGGAGGATCAGGAGGTCAAATCCAGTGACAAAGCTGAGATCTGTCCCTGGGAGAGCatggagcagcccctgggcaaAGCCCgtgcagggagcacagagccTTCCAAGAA atcccagagcacagagagccTGAAGGCAGAGATCTGTCCTTGGGAGGATCAGGAGCCCAAATCCAGTGACAAAGCTGAAATTTGTCCCTGGGAGGGGGCTGaacttcagctggaaaaaggaACAGCCCCAGGGAAGGACAGAGTCCCACCAAAGTCCTCCAAACCTGTGGAGAAGGGGAGCAGAGACCGTGAGTCCGTCTGTCCCTGGGAGAGCACGGACATCGAGCAGTCCCCAGGCAAAGCCCGTGCAGGGAGCACAGAACCTTCCAAGAAATCCCAGAGCAAGGAAAGCCTAAAGGCAGAGATCTGTCCTTGGGAGGGTCAGGAGCCCAAATCCAGTGACAAAGCTGAAATCTGTCCCTGGGAGAGCACAGACACGGAGCAGCCACAGGCCAAACCCtgtgcagggagcacagcactgcccaaaTCACCTTCCAAGAA atcccagagcacagagagccTGAAGGCAGAGATCTGTCCTTGGGAGGATCAGGAGCCCAAATCCAGTGACAAAGCTGAAATCTgtccctgggaaggggctgaacctccctcccagcagccaaaggcacagcaggtttcccaggggggctccaggggggaCAAGCGCATCACGCGCCAGGCAGCGCTGGCCAGCCCGGAGAGatccccagggaagggcagcagggacagggaggctGTGTGTCCCTGGGAGAGCCTGGGCACACAGGAACCCTCGGGAACATCCCATGTCgtgggcacagggctgcccaAATCACCTTCGGGGAaatcccagagcacagagagccTGAAGGCAGAGATCTGTCCTTGGGAGGATCAGGAGCCCAAATCCAGTGACAAAGCTGAAATCTGTCCCTGGGAAGTAGCTGCACCTCAGCTGGACaaaggagcagccccagggaaggACAGAGTCCCACCAAAGTCCTCCAAACCTGTGGAGAAGGGGAGCAGAGACCGTGAGTCCGTCTGTCCCTGGGagagcacagacacagagcaaCCCCTGGGCAAACCCCGTGCAGGGAGGACAGAGCCTTCCAAGAAATCCCAGAGCAAGGAAAGCCTGAAA GCAGAGATCTGTCCCTGGGAGGACCAGGAGCCCAAATCCATTGACAAA GCAGAGATCTGTCCCTGGGAGGGGGCTGAACCTCAGCTGGAGAAAGGAACAGCCCCAGGGAAGGACAGAGTCCCACCAAAGTCCTCCAAACCTgtggagaagaggagcagagACCGTGAGTCCGTCTGTCCCTGGGAGAGCACGGACACGGAGGATCTCTCCCTGAAAACTGCAATGGAGAAGGAGCCATCCAAGAAATCCGACAGCACGGAGAGCAGGAAATCTGAAATCTGCCCCTGGGAAACAGCAGAGCCCATGGGGTTGGAAAAGGAAAGCTCCAAAGCAGGTGTGCACCCACGGGGAGCTGACAGAACATCCCACCCCGGGATGGGAAAGCCAAAGCCggtggcaggagctggtgtTGGGTCTCCAACAGCCCTGCTGGAAAAATCCAAGGGCAGCTCTGATGGGGAGGCCAAACACAAGCCCCTGTGCCGGCTCCCGCCCAGCATCCAgcccccagggatgggcagcagctccaggcctGGCACTGGCCTGGCTGAGGTTTGTCCCTGGGAAGCAGAAGAGGCTCCATCAGCACCTGCCaagcccagcacagacacaagGAAAAGCTCGGAGGTGTGtccctgggaggaggagagggtggATCCCACCCCGACCCAccagggccagggcagagccagaggGACCCCCCGGGATGGAGAGGGGGGTGAGAGGGACACCCAGCCCGAGGTGTGCCCGTGGGATCACCAGTAG